The DNA window AGGACACTGGCGCGAACGCCGCTCGACATAGGGCAGTTCGCATCCGTGGAGTCGCTAGGGTGACGATCATGATCCAGTGGACAGACCCGATCAACGGCGCGGAGCTGGTGGCGAGCATCATCGTGTCGATCGGCCTCGCCCTTGCCGCCTCCTATCTCGGAGCGCGCCGGGCACTGCGAAAGCAGCGTGTCATCGACAAGCGCGCTGCGGAGGCACTTCGCAAGCAGGAGACGGAGCAGGGAATCCCGAAGCTCATCGACGCGATCGTGCGCGCTTCCATGCCCTACTGGTTCTACGCGCCAGAGCCGATGCCCTCGGGTCAGCGCCTCGCCGACGTCAAGCGGCACCCACGAGTGTCCGAGGCGATCACAGTCTTCATGGAAGGGCATCCCCATTTCGACCCGACGGTGGCAGCGTGGTTCAGGCACGTCGTACGCCCCCTGGACGCGATCCGGGATGCCGCACTACCTATCCGCGGTTCTGACATCCACGACACGGCAGGCCGGGTTGAGGCTGAGTTGAACCGAGCAAAGTCCGAGGCAGTGGGCCCCTACTCCGTTCGCCTGCAATGGTTCCACGACGAGATGGACCGGATCAACCGAGAGTCCTAGCCGATTTTTTCCAAGTGAGACCTATCCACCAGGCCGGTGAGCGTCACGTAGACGCCGCCCGTTTTCCGACCGACAGGGGTGTGGGGGTGCTAGGGCAATGCTAGGGAACGTTGCGACACCATCCATGCATCGCCGATGACGCTCCATCGAAATGATCCCGCGTCCCGACTACGATCCAGGGACCATCGAGGACGTTCAATCACTGCGCTAAACTCCCCTCCGAAGACTTTTAATCCGCGGGTCGTGGGTTCGAGCCCCACCGGGCCCACCAGCGCGACACCATTCGTCCGCCGCAGCACCGTCGGCCTGAGGACTGCCGCCCCTCAGCGGGCAAGGAGCCCAGGAAGGCCGGTCACCGTCGCCTCGTCCGCGAGGCTCGCCTCGACCGAGACGAAGGCCAGAACCGTCACCGCGACACCGAGCCTCGCCGCAGCCTCCAGCTTGTGGTGACCGTCGAGCACGACATGCACGAGCCCGGTGTGGGCATCGACGCTGTCGGACGGCTGCGTCCGATCGAGGACGGAGACGGCGAGCACGGTCGCCGCTCCCCCGGCGCGGAACGCGGTCTCGTAAGCGTCCACGCGGGCACGATCGTTCCGGCTCGGCGGCAGCATCGGCACCAGGAACTCGAACAGGGTCTCGTGCGCACCCGTCGTCCGCGTCGAACCACGGTAGTACTCGGTCGCCGGGTCCTCCGGCGCACCCAGGTTCGGATCGATCCCGCGGTGCACCACCTGTTCATGCGAGAAGTAGTCGAGGTCGCCGCCCGGAGCGACGAGGACCGGCTCGACGGACAGCAGGAGCGGGAGGTAGGTCCCGGCAGGGAGGACGGTCGACACGAGATCACGCAAGGACGGGTCGTCGATCGCCGGCACATGCTCGTCGAGGTGGTCGTGGAGCGCTGCCTCGGCGAGCGCCCGGGCGGCCGCGTCCAGACGACGGAAGAGCATGGCACAGGTGCCGCACGGGAAGCTCAGCTCGAACGCCGGTACGCCGTCGACGATGAGGTGACGTCCGCCCGGCTCACGGGGGCCGGAGAACCGCAGCGGGGCGTCCACCGTTCCGAGTCGGACCGGTGGAGCGTGATCGATCAGCTCGGTACGAGGTCTGATCGGCCCTTCGGTCATCGGGCTACTTCCGGACGGCCGGCATGATGACGCCGTCGATCACCGACACGAGGAAGTCCCGCGTGACCGGCTCGCGCAACATCAGCACCCGGTAGCTGACCATCGCCTGACTGATGAGCGACAGCGTCTCGACGTCCGCGTCCTCACGGATCTCCCCGCGGTCGATCGCGCGCCGCAACAGGAACCGGTTGACGGCCATGCGCGGCTCCACGATGGCGGAGTGCACGGACTCGGTGAGCTCTGGAGCGTCCGAGATCATCGACATGACCCCGGCGAAGACGCGCATCTTGCGTTCACCGTCGGCGATGGACGGCGCCTTGATGAGCGCGACGAGGTCGCCCCGGAGCGAGCCGGTGTCGGGCAGCTTCGAGAAGTCCGGATCGATCTGCTTCATGCAGGCGACGGCGTCGATCACGAGTTCGGACTTGGACGCCCAGCGCCGGTACAGCGTCGCCTTGCCCGCTTTGGCGCGGGACGCGACCATGTCGACCGTCATCCCGGCGTAGCCCGTCTCGGCCAGGACGTCGAGTGCCGCCTCGAGGATCTCGGCGTCGCGGGAGTGGTCACGCTTGCGTCCGAGCTTCGGGGCGTCTGGCGGAGTCTCGAGCTGCGTCATCGCGGCTCACCTCCCTTTCGTCTCGAGGAACAGCATAGTTCAGGAACTCGTGCGTTCTGGAACTTATCGGTTCCGAAACTGTTCGGTTCCGTATATGCTCCTCAGCATGACCTCGACTCTCACCGCCGGAACCCCGGCCGTCTCCTCACGTCGCTGGTGGACGCTCGTCACCGTCGGCCTCGCGCAACTCATGGTCGTGCTCGACGCCACGGTCGTGAACATCGCGATGCCCGCAGCCCAAGCCGACCTCGGCTTCTCGGACGGCGACCGCCAGTGGATCGTCACCGCCTACTCGCTCGCCTTCGGCAGCCTCCTGCTGCTCGGTGGACGCCTCTCCGACCTCATGGGCCGCAAGCGGGCGTTCATCATCGGACTCATCGGCTTCGCGGTCGCCTCGGCGCTCGGCGGCGCCGCCGACTCGTTCGGGATGCTCGTCGCCGCACGGGCACTCCAGGGCGTCTTCGCCGCACTCCTCGCCCCGACCGCACTCGCCATGCTCACCACCACCTTCACGATCCCGAAGGAACGCGCCAGGGCCTTCGGCGTCTTCGGCGCGATCGCCGGTGCGGGTGGCGCCGTCGGACTCCTCCTCGGCGGGTTCCTGACCGAACAGTTCGACTGGCGTTGGAACCTCTCCATCAACGTGTTCATCGCCGTGATCGCGATCGTCGGCGCCGTCGTCTTCATCACCACGCCGAAGGCTACCGGTCCGCGTCCGAAGCTCGACGTCCCCGGCACCGTGCTCGTCTCAGGTGCGCTGTTCAGCCTGGTGTACGGCTTCGCGAACGCGGAGACCGACGGCTGGGACTCGCCGCTCAGCTGGGGGTTCCTCACCGCTGCCGGCGTGCTGCTCATCGCCTTCGTCCTCTGGCAGCGACGAGCCGCCCACCCGCTCCTCCCCCTGTCGATCGTCCTCGACCGCAACCGCGGAGCGGCGTTCATCTCGGTGATGATCGCCGGAGCAGGGATGTTCGGCATCTTCCTGTTCGTCACGTACTACCTGCAGGCCTCGCTCGGCTACTCCCCGCAGCAGACGGGCTTCGCCTTCCTGCCGATGATCGCGATGCTCGTGCTCGCCGCCCAGCTCGGGACGAACCTCCTCGTCCCGCGCTTCGGACCGAAGGTGATGGTGCCGTTCGGCATGACCCTCGGAGCGGTCGGGATGCTCCTGCTCACCCG is part of the Plantibacter sp. Leaf314 genome and encodes:
- a CDS encoding TetR/AcrR family transcriptional regulator, whose amino-acid sequence is MTQLETPPDAPKLGRKRDHSRDAEILEAALDVLAETGYAGMTVDMVASRAKAGKATLYRRWASKSELVIDAVACMKQIDPDFSKLPDTGSLRGDLVALIKAPSIADGERKMRVFAGVMSMISDAPELTESVHSAIVEPRMAVNRFLLRRAIDRGEIREDADVETLSLISQAMVSYRVLMLREPVTRDFLVSVIDGVIMPAVRK
- a CDS encoding MFS transporter, with the protein product MTSTLTAGTPAVSSRRWWTLVTVGLAQLMVVLDATVVNIAMPAAQADLGFSDGDRQWIVTAYSLAFGSLLLLGGRLSDLMGRKRAFIIGLIGFAVASALGGAADSFGMLVAARALQGVFAALLAPTALAMLTTTFTIPKERARAFGVFGAIAGAGGAVGLLLGGFLTEQFDWRWNLSINVFIAVIAIVGAVVFITTPKATGPRPKLDVPGTVLVSGALFSLVYGFANAETDGWDSPLSWGFLTAAGVLLIAFVLWQRRAAHPLLPLSIVLDRNRGAAFISVMIAGAGMFGIFLFVTYYLQASLGYSPQQTGFAFLPMIAMLVLAAQLGTNLLVPRFGPKVMVPFGMTLGAVGMLLLTRLDLDSSYLGDVMPALMVLGFAMGSIMPASMQTATLGVDRAFAGVASATVNTSQQVGGSIGVALLNTLAASAATAYITDNAPPTAEVLAQAAIRSYQTAYFWGAGFFAVGAVTAALLFRRRNQGLALHHAPEASTEPVLAH